One stretch of Streptomyces sp. MMBL 11-1 DNA includes these proteins:
- a CDS encoding heavy-metal-associated domain-containing protein: MTAETETPQATGSCCTPTGSCHNGAADVQIEQPGPVTTVYQVKGMTCGHCEGSVSEEISGIAGVTSVAAVAATGLVTVTSEAPLAEDAVRAAVDEAGYELLGPAA; the protein is encoded by the coding sequence ATGACCGCCGAGACCGAGACCCCCCAGGCCACCGGTTCCTGCTGCACGCCCACCGGTTCCTGCCACAACGGTGCGGCCGACGTGCAGATCGAGCAGCCCGGCCCGGTCACCACCGTCTACCAGGTCAAGGGCATGACCTGCGGCCACTGCGAGGGCTCCGTGTCGGAGGAGATCTCCGGGATCGCGGGCGTGACCTCGGTCGCCGCCGTCGCCGCCACCGGCCTGGTCACCGTCACGTCCGAGGCCCCGCTGGCCGAGGACGCCGTCCGTGCCGCCGTCGACGAGGCCGGGTACGAGCTCCTCGGCCCGGCCGCCTGA
- a CDS encoding heavy metal translocating P-type ATPase yields MATTAAGGLPAADASHAELVIGGMTCASCAARVEKKLNRMDGVTATVNYATEKARVTFGEGLKLGDLVATVERTGYTARPVAQPERKAPAEAEALAPPAAAPDTHADEARRTDTAPDTAPGPGVAAAAGPGPETAPDSAARDASAEQDASVGALRQRLVVCAVLAAPVVLLAMVPALQFDFWQWLSLTLAAPVVVWGGLPFHRAAWTNLRHGAATMDTLVSLGTLAAFGWSLWALFLGGAGMPGMRHGFDLTVPRADAGSTIYLEVAAGVITFLLLGRFLEARAKRRSGAALRALMDLGAKDVAVLRGGREVRVPANTLVVGDRFAVRPGEKIATDGTVVEGSSAVDASMLTGESVPVEVTTGDSVTGATLNAGGRLVVEATRVGSDTQLARMARLVEDAQNGKASAQRLADRISAVFVPIVIALALGTLGFWLGNDAGLTAAFTAAVAVLIIACPCALGLATPTALMVGTGRGAQLGILIKGPEVLETTRRADTIVLDKTGTVTTGRMTLQTTHTTPTTTETEALRLAGALENASEHPIAQAVATAAADTTGPLPTPEDFQNIPGLGVQGVVEGHAVLVGREQLLADAAIPLPPALSDALAEAGEHGRTAVVVAWDGEARGVFGVADAVKDSSAAAVSELRALGLRPVLLTGDNRAVAEAVAREVGIDEVHAEVLPEDKVEVVRRLQAEGRVVAMAGDGVNDAAALATADLGLAMGTGTDAAIEASDLTLVRGDLKVTADAIRLSRRTLATIRGNLFWAFGYNVAALPLAASGLLNPMIAGAAMAFSSVFVVTNSLRLRAFT; encoded by the coding sequence ATGGCCACCACAGCAGCGGGCGGTCTCCCGGCCGCCGACGCCTCCCACGCCGAGCTGGTGATCGGCGGGATGACCTGCGCCTCGTGCGCGGCCCGCGTCGAGAAGAAGCTGAACCGGATGGACGGCGTCACCGCCACGGTGAACTACGCGACCGAGAAGGCCCGCGTCACCTTCGGCGAGGGGCTGAAGCTGGGCGACCTGGTCGCCACGGTCGAGCGGACCGGCTACACGGCCCGACCCGTCGCACAGCCGGAACGGAAGGCACCGGCGGAAGCCGAGGCCCTCGCTCCCCCGGCCGCCGCCCCGGACACGCACGCCGACGAGGCACGCCGTACGGACACCGCCCCGGACACCGCCCCCGGCCCGGGCGTCGCGGCCGCCGCGGGCCCGGGCCCGGAGACCGCCCCGGACTCCGCCGCCCGGGACGCCTCGGCGGAGCAGGACGCCTCCGTCGGCGCGCTCCGGCAGCGCCTCGTCGTCTGCGCCGTGCTCGCCGCCCCCGTCGTCCTGCTCGCGATGGTCCCGGCCCTCCAGTTCGACTTCTGGCAGTGGCTGAGCCTCACCCTCGCCGCGCCCGTCGTCGTCTGGGGCGGGCTGCCCTTCCACCGCGCCGCCTGGACCAACCTCCGGCACGGCGCGGCCACGATGGACACACTGGTCTCGCTCGGCACGCTCGCCGCGTTCGGCTGGTCGCTGTGGGCCCTGTTCCTCGGCGGCGCGGGCATGCCCGGCATGCGCCACGGCTTCGACCTCACCGTCCCGCGCGCCGACGCCGGCTCGACGATCTACCTGGAGGTGGCGGCCGGGGTCATCACGTTCCTCCTGCTCGGCCGCTTCCTGGAGGCCCGCGCCAAGCGGAGGTCCGGGGCTGCGCTGCGGGCGCTGATGGACCTGGGAGCCAAGGACGTCGCGGTGCTCAGGGGCGGCAGGGAGGTCCGCGTCCCGGCGAACACGCTCGTCGTCGGTGATCGCTTCGCCGTGCGTCCCGGGGAGAAGATCGCGACGGACGGGACCGTGGTCGAGGGCTCCTCCGCCGTCGACGCCTCCATGCTGACGGGTGAGTCCGTGCCCGTCGAGGTCACCACCGGCGACTCCGTCACCGGAGCCACCCTCAACGCCGGAGGCCGCCTCGTCGTCGAAGCCACCCGCGTCGGCTCCGACACCCAGCTCGCCCGCATGGCCCGACTCGTCGAGGACGCCCAGAACGGCAAAGCCTCCGCCCAACGCCTCGCCGACCGCATCTCCGCCGTCTTCGTCCCCATCGTCATCGCCCTCGCCCTGGGCACCCTCGGCTTCTGGCTCGGCAACGACGCCGGACTCACCGCCGCCTTCACCGCCGCCGTCGCCGTCCTCATCATCGCCTGCCCCTGCGCCCTCGGCCTCGCCACACCCACCGCCCTCATGGTCGGCACCGGCCGCGGCGCCCAGCTCGGCATCCTCATCAAGGGCCCCGAAGTCCTGGAAACCACCCGCCGCGCCGACACCATCGTCCTCGACAAGACCGGCACCGTCACCACCGGCCGCATGACCCTCCAGACCACCCACACCACCCCCACCACCACCGAAACCGAAGCCCTCCGCCTCGCCGGAGCCCTGGAGAACGCCTCCGAACACCCCATCGCCCAAGCCGTCGCCACCGCCGCCGCCGACACCACCGGCCCCCTCCCCACCCCCGAGGACTTCCAGAACATCCCCGGACTCGGCGTCCAGGGCGTCGTCGAGGGCCACGCCGTCCTCGTCGGGCGCGAACAGCTCCTCGCCGACGCGGCGATCCCCCTCCCGCCCGCGCTGTCGGACGCCCTGGCGGAGGCCGGGGAGCACGGCCGTACGGCGGTCGTCGTGGCCTGGGACGGCGAGGCGCGGGGCGTGTTCGGGGTGGCGGACGCGGTCAAGGACAGCAGTGCGGCGGCCGTGAGCGAGCTGCGCGCCCTGGGGCTGAGGCCCGTGCTGCTGACCGGCGACAACCGGGCGGTGGCGGAGGCCGTGGCGCGCGAGGTGGGCATCGACGAGGTCCACGCGGAGGTGCTTCCCGAGGACAAGGTGGAGGTCGTGCGGCGCCTTCAGGCCGAGGGCCGGGTCGTCGCCATGGCCGGCGACGGGGTCAACGACGCCGCCGCCCTCGCCACGGCGGACCTGGGGCTGGCGATGGGAACCGGTACGGACGCCGCCATCGAGGCGAGCGACCTCACGCTGGTTCGTGGAGATCTCAAGGTGACCGCTGACGCAATCCGCCTCTCCAGGCGTACCCTGGCCACCATCAGGGGCAACCTCTTCTGGGCCTTCGGGTACAACGTCGCGGCCTTGCCCCTGGCTGCAAGTGGCCTGCTCAACCCGATGATCGCGGGAGCCGCCATGGCGTTTTCGTCCGTGTTCGTCGTCACGAACAGCCTACGGTTGCGTGCCTTCACGTAA
- a CDS encoding citrate synthase, producing MSEHTNNAVVLRYGDDEYTYPVIDSTVGDKGFDIGKLRANTGLVTLDSGYGNTAAYKSAVTYLDGEQGILRYRGYPIEQLAERSSFLEVAYTLINGDLPKVDELAAFKNEITQHTLLHEDVKRFFDGFPRDAHPMAMLSSVVSALSTFYQDSHNPFDEQQRHLSTIRLLAKLPTIAAYAYKKSIGHPFVYPRNDLGYVENFLRMTFSVPAQEYELDPVVVSALDKLLILHADHEQNCSTSTVRLVGSSQANMFASISAGISALWGPLHGGANQSVLEMLEGIQANGGDVDSFIRKVKNKEDGVRLMGFGHRVYKSFDPRAKIIKAAAHDVLSALGKSDELLDIALKLEEHALSDDYFVSRNLYPNVDFYTGLIYRAMGFPTEMFTVLFALGRLPGWIAQWHEMIKEPGSRIGRPRQIYTGEVLRDFVPAEGR from the coding sequence GTGAGCGAGCACACCAACAACGCTGTCGTACTGCGGTACGGCGATGACGAGTACACCTACCCGGTGATCGACAGCACCGTCGGCGACAAGGGCTTCGACATCGGGAAGCTCCGGGCCAATACCGGCCTGGTGACGCTGGACAGCGGATACGGCAACACCGCCGCCTATAAATCCGCCGTCACGTACCTCGACGGTGAGCAGGGCATTCTGCGCTACCGCGGATACCCGATCGAGCAGCTCGCCGAGCGCTCGTCGTTCCTCGAGGTCGCGTACACGCTGATCAACGGCGATCTGCCGAAGGTCGACGAGCTGGCGGCCTTCAAGAACGAGATCACCCAGCACACGCTGCTGCACGAGGACGTCAAGCGGTTCTTCGACGGCTTCCCGCGCGACGCCCACCCGATGGCCATGCTGTCCTCGGTCGTCAGCGCGCTGTCCACGTTCTACCAGGACAGCCACAACCCGTTCGACGAGCAGCAGCGTCACCTCTCGACGATCCGCCTCCTGGCGAAGCTCCCGACGATCGCGGCGTACGCCTACAAGAAGTCGATCGGGCACCCCTTCGTCTACCCGCGCAACGACCTCGGGTACGTCGAGAACTTCCTGCGGATGACCTTCTCGGTCCCCGCCCAGGAGTACGAGCTGGACCCGGTCGTCGTCTCGGCGCTGGACAAGCTGCTCATCCTGCACGCGGACCACGAGCAGAACTGTTCGACCTCCACCGTGCGTCTGGTCGGCTCCTCGCAGGCGAACATGTTCGCCTCGATCTCCGCCGGTATCTCGGCGCTCTGGGGCCCCCTGCACGGTGGCGCCAACCAGTCGGTGCTGGAGATGCTGGAAGGCATCCAGGCCAACGGTGGCGACGTCGACTCCTTCATCCGCAAGGTGAAGAACAAGGAGGACGGCGTCCGCCTGATGGGCTTCGGCCACCGGGTGTACAAGTCCTTCGACCCGCGCGCCAAGATCATCAAGGCTGCCGCACACGACGTGCTGTCCGCGCTCGGCAAGTCCGACGAGCTGCTCGACATCGCGCTCAAGCTGGAGGAGCACGCGCTCTCCGACGACTACTTCGTCTCGCGCAACCTCTACCCCAACGTGGACTTCTACACCGGTCTGATCTACCGGGCCATGGGCTTCCCGACCGAGATGTTCACCGTGCTCTTCGCGCTCGGCCGCCTTCCCGGCTGGATCGCCCAGTGGCACGAGATGATCAAGGAGCCGGGTTCCCGCATCGGCCGCCCGCGTCAGATCTACACCGGCGAGGTCCTGCGCGACTTCGTCCCGGCCGAGGGCCGCTGA